The Christiangramia flava JLT2011 region TGATAATTTTCTCAAAATGAAATATAAACCGGCAGACCGCATTCAGGATCTTCAGTATTTCGGAGAGTTCGGCGGCGTTAACCCATCGATCTCAGATTCTTCTACCTATACCTTTCTTTCAGCCAAAACCATGTTTGATACGTTTGAAGGAAATGCGGAAGGTTGTTACCTCTATTCCCGGCATTCATCCCCTTCGAATTTATACCTGGGCGAAGCTTTGGCGGCGATGGAAGGAACTGAAACCGCCAATGTAGCCGCTTCCGGTATGGGCGCGATTACTTCGGTTATTTTGCAAACCTGTAAGAGTGGGGATCATATTGTTTGCAGCCGTACGATTTATGGCGGGACCTATGCTTTTCTGAAAAATTTCGCTCCGCAACTGGGGATTGAAACCACTTTTGTGGATATAACTAAAATTGAAGCGGTAGAGAAAGCCATACAGCAAAACACTAAAATGATCTATTGCGAGAGTGTAAGCAATCCCTTACTGGAGGTGGCTGATATCCCTACGCTTTCGAGAATTTCCACCGTTCATGAGCTACAGCTGGTGGTAGACAATACGTTTTCACCGTTGTCGATTAATCCGCAAAAACTGGGAGCCGATGTGGTCATTCACAGTTTAACAAAATTCATCAACGGCAGCAGCGATACGGTTGGTGGCGTGGTTTGCGGAACCAAGGATTTCATCAACGCGCTTCGGAATGTGAATGATGGAGCGGCTATGCTTCTGGGACCAACAATGGACAGTTTGCGTGCGGCTTCCATTCTGAAAAACCTGAGAACTTTGCATATCCGGATGAAGCAGCACAGCAAAAACGCCGCTTTCCTGGCTGAAAAATTTCAGCAGGATGGTTTTAGAACCGTTTATCCAGGACTGGAATCTCATCCTGGCCACGAGCTCTTCCGCACCATGATGAACGAAGATTATGGTTTTGGCGGAATGCTTACCATAGATGTAGGTTCCTTAGACAAAGCCAATGATCTGATGGAACTGATGCAGGAACGCAACTTGGGATACCTGGCGGTAAGTCTTGGTTTCTACAAGACGCTTTTTAGTGCTCCCGGTACGTCCACTTCTTCGGAAATCCCATTGGAAGAACAGCAGGAAATGGGTCTAAGTGACGGACTCATTCGGTTTTCCATAGGCCTGGATAATGACATTGAACGAACCTACCAAATGAT contains the following coding sequences:
- a CDS encoding aminotransferase class I/II-fold pyridoxal phosphate-dependent enzyme — translated: MKYKPADRIQDLQYFGEFGGVNPSISDSSTYTFLSAKTMFDTFEGNAEGCYLYSRHSSPSNLYLGEALAAMEGTETANVAASGMGAITSVILQTCKSGDHIVCSRTIYGGTYAFLKNFAPQLGIETTFVDITKIEAVEKAIQQNTKMIYCESVSNPLLEVADIPTLSRISTVHELQLVVDNTFSPLSINPQKLGADVVIHSLTKFINGSSDTVGGVVCGTKDFINALRNVNDGAAMLLGPTMDSLRAASILKNLRTLHIRMKQHSKNAAFLAEKFQQDGFRTVYPGLESHPGHELFRTMMNEDYGFGGMLTIDVGSLDKANDLMELMQERNLGYLAVSLGFYKTLFSAPGTSTSSEIPLEEQQEMGLSDGLIRFSIGLDNDIERTYQMMKDCMVEVGVLKSELA